The following are encoded together in the Pseudidiomarina andamanensis genome:
- a CDS encoding efflux RND transporter periplasmic adaptor subunit, whose translation MAFKKRALLPPLILIVAILLLILMTALRPKPPQRSNERPPVLVEVVEAKAENIRFQVKGQGNVRPKHMTNLVTQVSGQIIEISDNFENGGFFNKGDVIVRIDPADYRVALQSAKASLAQAKAALAEESARAKVAKDEWESLQMGEIPALGIREPQVASAVAAVQSAEAGVAKAQRDLDRTVIRAPYDGILQNKNVDIGQFVTMNTQVGALYGSEIAEVRVPLSDRDLAYIDLPEANHDGAYPHVALTSDVAGVKYTWHGKLVRSEGVLDQNSRVIYGVVEVEDPYNLKSDRHPVPLRFGRFVELVIDGIEAQQVFQVPRYALSINNTLWVVGEDRRLEQRDVNIVRSEAQHVVINEGLDNGDLIVLTQLSNALPSMKVRIPGDPIIKQQETKEQPAEVVAGNDNE comes from the coding sequence ATGGCCTTTAAGAAACGCGCACTATTACCCCCTCTCATTTTAATTGTCGCAATTCTATTGTTGATTTTAATGACGGCACTACGCCCGAAACCACCGCAGCGAAGCAATGAGCGACCGCCAGTATTGGTAGAGGTGGTCGAAGCAAAGGCTGAAAATATCCGTTTCCAAGTTAAAGGCCAAGGTAACGTTAGACCAAAGCATATGACCAATTTGGTTACCCAAGTCAGTGGTCAAATTATCGAAATATCGGACAACTTTGAAAATGGTGGCTTTTTTAATAAAGGCGATGTGATTGTTCGTATCGACCCTGCTGATTATCGTGTTGCATTGCAAAGTGCTAAAGCATCACTGGCGCAAGCTAAGGCAGCCTTAGCAGAGGAAAGCGCTCGAGCGAAAGTCGCAAAAGACGAGTGGGAATCACTACAAATGGGTGAGATTCCAGCGTTAGGTATTCGTGAGCCTCAGGTCGCTAGTGCGGTTGCTGCTGTTCAGTCAGCTGAAGCGGGCGTTGCGAAAGCACAACGTGATTTAGATAGAACAGTGATTCGTGCTCCTTACGATGGCATTCTGCAGAATAAAAACGTCGATATTGGCCAGTTTGTCACAATGAATACGCAGGTTGGTGCGCTTTACGGCTCAGAAATTGCAGAAGTACGTGTGCCGTTGAGTGACCGTGACTTAGCTTATATTGATCTTCCTGAAGCGAATCATGATGGGGCTTATCCACATGTTGCATTAACCAGTGATGTTGCTGGGGTGAAATATACTTGGCACGGCAAACTCGTTCGTAGCGAAGGTGTACTTGATCAAAATAGCCGCGTGATTTATGGCGTTGTGGAAGTAGAAGACCCGTATAACTTAAAATCAGATCGTCATCCTGTACCTCTACGGTTCGGTCGTTTTGTCGAGTTAGTGATTGACGGCATCGAGGCTCAACAGGTATTCCAAGTGCCGCGCTATGCACTTTCAATTAACAACACGCTTTGGGTTGTTGGTGAGGACCGACGTTTAGAGCAACGTGACGTCAATATCGTACGATCAGAAGCGCAGCATGTTGTCATTAACGAAGGTTTAGATAACGGCGATTTAATCGTTCTAACGCAGTTATCGAATGCGCTACCAAGCATGAAAGTGCGTATTCCGGGCGACCCAATCATCAAGCAGCAAGAAACCAAAGAGCAGCCGGCTGAAGTTGTAGCAGGTAACGACAATGAGTAA
- a CDS encoding efflux RND transporter permease subunit, which produces MSKYDIDPKKGIIAWWANNSVAANLLMALIIITGIFMVGQVRKQMFPEIELNIISIQVPFPGAAPQEVEQGVLVRIEDAIEDVNGIERVTSTAREGNGSVSIEVESGYDVQVVMDEIKMLVDAIPSFPQQIEKPNIYRIRPQRQVIWISVFGDVNEATQKELAKQIRDDIKDIGGITKVEVVGARDYEISVEISEADLQRYNLTFQDIVTAIRGTSLDVAGGSIRTPNGDILLRANNQAYVGNEFEKIVLIKRPDGTRLTLGDIATVQDAFIERRRFTQFDGKMSTFVRVDSVGDQNDLRTAELVKSYIDRKQKELPPEVQIAHWGDSSYYLQGRLDLMIDNMLFGGALVFIMLALFLQLRLAFWVMIGIPLCFLGTIALMPLPMFDISINMISLFGFILVLGIVVDDAIVIGESAYSEIEKNGKSIDNVVIGAKKVAMPATFGVLTTMVAFIPMLMVEGGMGAIWESIAWVVILCLAFSLVESKFILPAHIAHMKFSKGGNEKQNGFQRVRNKISNGLLYFAKTYYQPFLKKCLHYRYTTLAAFIGLFILSIGLIAGGTVRWVFFPNIPSDFIQANVTMQPGASEESTIRTLQTVEQALLDVDKKAEQDDGENIIKHINVWMNGTTSGTVFAELEKGEDRNLDGFAIINNWRESTPEIAGVKALNFQGSIGGGGGFDVEFQLTGENLEELAAAATLLKQDLAQFDGVFDIEDTFGEGNDEIILELKPLATAMGITLQELASQVRYAFYGAEAQRIQRDDEEVKVMVRYPLSERQSVGNLEDMKLRTAEGSLIPFTELADVRFAKGYNTITRINRERSVNVRARVDKEKVQPFDIVRQVREGKIQPILDRYPSVGFQLEGASQDEAEATNSLALGFMLALFAIYALMAIPLKSYSQPLIIMSVIPFGMIGAVVGHWILGMPISILSLFGIIALAGVVVNDSLVMVDYVNRARADGESLRKAVSEAGVARFRAIILTSLTTFFGLAPIVLEKSMQAQLVIPMAISLAFGILFATVITLLLVPCLYLILNDTRRGVKTMLSWYGLTKPPEPKSEQQNSVT; this is translated from the coding sequence ATGAGTAAGTACGATATCGATCCGAAAAAGGGCATTATTGCTTGGTGGGCCAATAACTCAGTTGCCGCCAACCTATTGATGGCACTGATTATTATTACCGGTATTTTCATGGTGGGGCAGGTGCGTAAGCAAATGTTCCCTGAAATCGAGCTGAATATTATCAGTATTCAGGTACCGTTCCCGGGCGCTGCGCCGCAAGAAGTAGAACAAGGCGTATTAGTTCGAATTGAAGATGCTATTGAAGACGTGAATGGTATTGAGCGGGTTACTTCAACTGCCCGTGAAGGCAACGGCTCGGTTTCAATTGAAGTCGAAAGTGGGTACGACGTTCAGGTTGTCATGGACGAGATAAAAATGCTCGTTGATGCAATTCCTAGCTTCCCGCAACAAATTGAAAAGCCAAATATCTACCGAATCCGCCCGCAGCGCCAAGTGATTTGGATTAGTGTATTCGGCGATGTGAATGAAGCCACGCAAAAAGAGCTCGCCAAACAAATTCGAGACGATATTAAAGATATTGGCGGCATTACCAAAGTTGAAGTGGTCGGTGCACGCGATTATGAGATTTCGGTGGAAATTTCAGAAGCTGACTTACAACGTTATAACTTGACCTTCCAAGATATTGTCACAGCCATCCGAGGTACGTCGTTGGATGTTGCCGGTGGTTCAATTCGCACGCCAAACGGCGATATTTTGCTACGCGCAAATAACCAAGCCTATGTTGGTAATGAGTTTGAAAAAATTGTTTTGATCAAACGGCCAGACGGCACTCGTTTGACTTTGGGTGACATCGCAACCGTACAAGACGCGTTTATTGAGCGTCGTCGGTTCACACAATTTGACGGTAAAATGTCGACTTTTGTGCGTGTTGACTCAGTTGGCGACCAAAATGATTTAAGAACTGCAGAGTTGGTAAAGAGTTACATTGATCGCAAGCAAAAAGAACTTCCTCCGGAAGTTCAAATCGCGCACTGGGGTGATTCATCGTATTACCTCCAGGGTCGACTCGATTTAATGATCGACAACATGCTTTTTGGTGGTGCGCTTGTGTTTATTATGCTGGCGTTATTCTTGCAGCTACGCTTGGCATTTTGGGTCATGATTGGTATTCCTTTGTGTTTCTTAGGTACCATCGCACTGATGCCACTCCCCATGTTTGATATATCAATCAATATGATTTCACTGTTTGGCTTTATATTGGTGCTGGGGATAGTGGTCGATGACGCCATTGTTATTGGGGAAAGTGCCTATTCTGAGATTGAAAAGAACGGTAAATCAATTGATAACGTGGTGATTGGAGCGAAGAAAGTGGCCATGCCGGCGACGTTTGGTGTACTCACCACCATGGTGGCGTTTATTCCGATGCTCATGGTTGAAGGTGGCATGGGCGCCATTTGGGAATCTATTGCGTGGGTTGTTATTCTATGTCTGGCGTTCTCACTGGTTGAATCAAAGTTTATTCTGCCGGCCCACATTGCACACATGAAATTCTCCAAAGGCGGTAATGAGAAGCAAAATGGCTTCCAGCGTGTCCGTAACAAGATTTCTAATGGTTTGCTCTATTTTGCTAAGACTTACTATCAACCGTTCTTGAAGAAGTGCCTACATTATCGTTATACCACGCTCGCTGCTTTTATCGGCTTGTTTATTCTTTCGATTGGTTTAATCGCCGGTGGTACAGTGCGCTGGGTATTCTTCCCAAATATTCCAAGCGACTTCATTCAAGCCAATGTAACGATGCAACCTGGCGCTTCTGAAGAGTCAACTATTCGCACGTTGCAGACAGTTGAGCAAGCGTTGCTTGATGTGGATAAAAAAGCTGAGCAAGATGATGGCGAAAACATTATCAAACATATCAACGTGTGGATGAATGGAACCACTAGCGGCACCGTTTTCGCTGAGCTTGAAAAGGGCGAAGATCGTAACCTTGATGGGTTTGCGATTATCAATAATTGGCGTGAATCGACCCCCGAAATTGCTGGCGTGAAAGCGCTAAACTTCCAAGGAAGTATTGGCGGCGGCGGTGGTTTTGACGTTGAGTTTCAGCTAACCGGTGAAAACCTTGAAGAACTTGCCGCAGCCGCAACTTTATTGAAGCAAGATCTTGCCCAATTCGACGGTGTTTTTGACATTGAAGATACCTTTGGTGAAGGTAACGACGAAATTATTCTTGAACTGAAGCCTTTAGCTACGGCTATGGGAATTACGTTGCAAGAGTTAGCGAGCCAGGTTCGTTACGCTTTCTACGGTGCGGAAGCGCAGCGTATTCAGCGCGATGATGAAGAAGTGAAAGTCATGGTGCGTTATCCACTGTCAGAGCGTCAGTCAGTTGGTAACCTTGAAGATATGAAACTGCGTACAGCTGAAGGTTCATTAATTCCGTTTACCGAGTTAGCGGATGTACGTTTCGCGAAAGGCTACAACACCATTACTCGTATTAATCGAGAGCGCTCAGTAAACGTGCGTGCTCGTGTCGATAAAGAGAAAGTGCAGCCGTTTGATATCGTGCGACAGGTTCGTGAGGGCAAAATTCAGCCGATTCTTGATCGCTATCCTTCGGTAGGATTCCAACTTGAAGGCGCATCACAAGATGAAGCCGAAGCGACCAATTCACTGGCGCTTGGATTTATGTTGGCACTATTTGCTATTTACGCATTAATGGCAATTCCATTGAAATCATATAGTCAGCCGTTGATTATCATGTCGGTGATACCATTTGGCATGATTGGCGCGGTAGTTGGCCATTGGATTTTGGGTATGCCAATTTCCATTCTGAGCTTGTTCGGAATTATTGCGCTGGCTGGGGTTGTGGTGAACGATTCACTGGTAATGGTTGATTATGTTAACCGCGCCAGAGCGGATGGTGAGAGTTTGCGAAAAGCCGTCAGTGAGGCTGGGGTTGCACGCTTCCGTGCGATTATTTTGACCTCATTAACAACGTTTTTCGGTCTTGCACCGATTGTGCTTGAGAAGAGTATGCAAGCTCAGCTGGTTATTCCAATGGCCATCTCATTAGCCTTCGGTATTCTATTTGCAACGGTCATTACGTTATTACTGGTACCGTGCTTGTATTTGATTCTGAACGACACGCGTCGTGGCGTGAAGACTATGTTGAGCTGGTATGGTCTGACCAAGCCCCCAGAACCGAAATCAGAACAACAAAATTCCGTCACATAA
- the accA gene encoding acetyl-CoA carboxylase carboxyl transferase subunit alpha — translation MSLKFLDFEQPIAELQAQIEELKAVGAKGDFDISIEEEIAKLQEKREQLVEKIFGDLGAWQVAQLARHPLRPYTLDYIQHIFEDFDELAGDRAFANDEAIVGGTARIGGKPVMVIGHQKGRETKEKIRRNFGMPKPEGYRKALRLMEMAERFKLPIITFIDTPGAYPGIGAEERGQSEAIARNLKVMARLNTPIICTVIGEGGSGGALAIGVGDRVNMLQYSTYSVISPEGCASILWKSAEKAPLAAEAMGVTAQRSKELGLIDSIIAEPIGGAHRDHEEMARRLKKQLLADLDSLVNLDSAARLEQRYQKLMSFGYC, via the coding sequence ATGAGTCTTAAATTTTTAGATTTTGAACAGCCTATTGCAGAACTTCAGGCGCAAATCGAAGAATTAAAAGCGGTTGGCGCAAAAGGCGATTTTGATATTTCTATTGAAGAGGAAATCGCCAAGCTTCAAGAGAAGCGTGAGCAATTAGTTGAGAAGATCTTTGGCGATTTGGGCGCTTGGCAGGTCGCGCAACTCGCGCGCCATCCGTTGCGTCCTTATACGCTTGATTACATTCAACACATTTTTGAAGACTTTGATGAGTTGGCCGGTGACCGAGCGTTTGCGAACGATGAGGCAATTGTTGGTGGTACCGCGCGTATTGGTGGCAAGCCAGTGATGGTTATCGGTCATCAAAAAGGTCGCGAAACCAAAGAGAAAATTCGCCGTAATTTCGGTATGCCAAAACCAGAGGGTTATCGCAAAGCGTTGCGCTTAATGGAAATGGCGGAGCGATTCAAACTGCCAATTATTACCTTTATCGACACGCCAGGCGCATACCCAGGTATCGGTGCTGAAGAACGTGGTCAATCAGAAGCCATTGCTCGTAACTTGAAAGTGATGGCGCGTTTGAATACGCCGATCATCTGTACTGTTATTGGTGAAGGTGGTTCTGGCGGCGCGCTCGCCATTGGTGTGGGTGACCGTGTAAACATGCTGCAGTACTCAACCTACTCGGTCATTTCACCTGAAGGCTGTGCATCTATTCTGTGGAAGAGTGCCGAGAAAGCACCTTTAGCAGCCGAAGCGATGGGCGTGACAGCGCAACGTTCAAAAGAACTCGGATTGATTGATTCAATTATTGCCGAGCCAATCGGTGGTGCACATCGTGACCATGAAGAAATGGCACGCCGTTTGAAAAAACAACTGCTAGCAGACCTCGATTCATTGGTAAATTTAGATAGTGCCGCTCGTCTTGAGCAGCGATATCAAAAACTGATGTCATTTGGTTATTGTTAA
- a CDS encoding DMT family transporter, with product MDQRKAIIYALAAVLLWSTVATAFKLALRYLTPLQLLSIAALTSLLTFAAILSVQRRWREVWQVGRTRIGFYALQGFINPAAYYWVLFAAYNQLPAQQAQAINYTWAITMSLLAVPFLNQKLTAKELFAMLLAYVGVFLIATGGNWDFAQTNWIGIGLALFSTLLWASYWLLNTKNTDKPVPALFWCFAWGSLWLVLFNLINTSVDTQSSYFNVPWQGIWAGVYVGLFEMGITFFLWLTAMRLATKTAQISTLIFLSPFISLILIYFILGETIQITTLIGLSLICVGLYRLRE from the coding sequence ATGGACCAGCGTAAAGCGATTATCTACGCGCTCGCCGCAGTGTTGCTGTGGTCGACAGTCGCAACGGCCTTTAAATTGGCATTGCGTTATTTAACCCCGTTGCAGTTACTCTCGATTGCTGCATTAACGAGCTTACTCACGTTTGCTGCCATTCTCTCAGTTCAACGACGCTGGCGCGAAGTCTGGCAAGTGGGGCGCACGCGTATTGGCTTCTATGCGCTACAAGGCTTTATTAACCCTGCTGCTTATTACTGGGTGCTGTTTGCGGCATATAACCAATTACCGGCGCAGCAAGCTCAAGCCATTAATTACACTTGGGCAATCACCATGTCGCTGCTAGCGGTACCGTTTTTAAACCAAAAGCTTACGGCAAAAGAGCTGTTTGCTATGCTGTTAGCGTATGTTGGCGTTTTTCTGATCGCCACTGGCGGTAATTGGGATTTCGCTCAAACCAACTGGATTGGCATTGGCTTAGCCTTATTCAGTACGTTGTTATGGGCAAGTTATTGGTTGTTGAACACAAAAAATACAGATAAACCGGTGCCAGCCCTGTTTTGGTGCTTTGCTTGGGGCAGCCTTTGGCTTGTGCTCTTCAATTTAATAAATACCAGTGTTGATACACAATCCAGTTACTTTAATGTTCCTTGGCAAGGTATTTGGGCGGGCGTCTATGTTGGTCTGTTTGAAATGGGTATCACGTTCTTCTTGTGGTTAACAGCCATGCGATTAGCGACGAAAACGGCCCAAATATCAACGTTAATTTTTTTGAGCCCATTTATTTCATTGATCTTAATTTATTTTATACTCGGTGAGACCATTCAAATAACCACACTCATTGGCTTATCGCTTATATGTGTTGGTTTATATCGACTCAGGGAGTGA
- a CDS encoding monovalent cation:proton antiporter-2 (CPA2) family protein yields the protein MNSGFTDILLLLAIAVVLVWAFRKVKLPAILAYLTAGIIAGPDVMAWIADPDEYHFVAELGIVLLLFSLGLEFSLPKMIAMRNQVFGLGAGQVVLCTALFALLAVYFVDDWVSAFIIGCTLALSSTAVVIKQLGESSQLTSKKGQMTVAVLLFQDIAVVPMLIIIPLLASSSDISMWESLGYALLKGTAVVLVLMAIGKWVLPHVFREIAKLRTDELFVLATLLVALVAGGMTHLFGLSMALGAFLAGMMLGESKYKHQLEADIRPFRDILMGLFFSTVGMQLDLDVFIANLHWIIGIVLGVGLIKLVIVRVLAGFMGERKEDAWGSGLMLFQMGEFGFVLASLALSFELFDATTASILVGVGVFGMALTPLMIQRCKSLVSYIIRPITQHDEDNLPHPTDEHSRVLILGFGRVGQTIARFLNNEGIDYLAIDHDAKRVQEAVAGGQKVFFGNAVRRDILRAVHADEAELIIISFADDERALDVLKAIRNLNEHAEIIVRSRDDMRLKAMMEAGATQVVPDTLEASLMLVSQILSRSGVPIRKILSRLDHARRSHYGDMHGFYPGETTDMDPEKLDRLQFLHAVALPKNAFACGKKLIDLGLDDLNLQIKSVRRGEQEFTEVHGDFELLQDDIVLLSGGPRAIEAGESYLLNG from the coding sequence GTGAATAGCGGATTTACTGATATTCTGCTGTTATTAGCCATAGCTGTTGTATTGGTTTGGGCGTTTCGAAAAGTGAAACTACCAGCAATATTAGCTTACTTAACCGCTGGAATTATCGCGGGCCCTGATGTCATGGCATGGATTGCCGACCCCGACGAATACCACTTTGTTGCTGAACTTGGCATTGTGCTGCTTCTTTTTTCACTTGGTCTCGAGTTTTCACTTCCCAAAATGATTGCGATGCGAAACCAAGTGTTTGGCTTGGGTGCAGGGCAGGTTGTGCTCTGTACCGCTTTATTTGCTTTGCTTGCGGTTTATTTTGTAGACGATTGGGTCAGCGCATTTATTATCGGTTGTACGTTGGCACTTTCGTCAACCGCCGTGGTTATCAAGCAGCTAGGCGAATCATCTCAACTTACCTCAAAGAAAGGGCAAATGACCGTCGCGGTTTTGCTCTTCCAAGACATTGCTGTTGTCCCCATGTTGATCATTATTCCTCTACTTGCATCAAGTAGTGACATTTCGATGTGGGAAAGCCTTGGCTATGCCTTATTGAAAGGAACAGCGGTGGTGTTAGTGCTTATGGCCATTGGCAAGTGGGTGCTACCGCACGTGTTTCGAGAAATTGCAAAGCTAAGAACAGACGAATTATTCGTATTGGCGACCTTGCTCGTTGCGTTAGTTGCTGGTGGTATGACGCACTTGTTTGGCTTATCAATGGCGTTAGGCGCATTTTTAGCCGGCATGATGTTAGGTGAGAGTAAATATAAGCACCAATTGGAAGCAGATATTCGGCCGTTTCGCGACATTTTAATGGGCTTGTTCTTTAGCACGGTTGGTATGCAACTTGATCTTGATGTGTTCATCGCCAATCTCCATTGGATAATAGGAATTGTACTAGGTGTTGGTTTAATTAAGTTGGTCATTGTACGAGTGCTAGCCGGATTCATGGGGGAGCGCAAAGAAGACGCCTGGGGCTCTGGTTTAATGTTATTCCAAATGGGTGAATTCGGTTTTGTATTAGCGTCGCTGGCATTAAGTTTTGAGCTTTTTGATGCAACCACAGCTTCTATTTTGGTTGGTGTTGGTGTGTTTGGTATGGCGCTAACACCACTCATGATTCAGCGCTGCAAATCACTTGTCAGCTATATCATTCGACCAATAACTCAACATGATGAAGACAATTTGCCACATCCTACCGACGAGCATTCCCGTGTATTGATTTTAGGGTTCGGTCGCGTTGGGCAAACCATAGCTCGATTTTTGAATAACGAAGGGATTGATTATTTGGCGATTGATCACGATGCCAAGCGCGTCCAAGAAGCGGTTGCCGGCGGCCAAAAAGTGTTTTTTGGTAATGCTGTTCGTCGCGATATTTTACGAGCAGTGCACGCTGACGAGGCTGAGCTGATCATCATTAGTTTTGCCGATGATGAGCGGGCGCTAGATGTTCTTAAGGCGATACGGAATCTGAATGAACATGCCGAAATTATTGTTCGAAGCCGGGACGATATGCGCCTCAAAGCAATGATGGAAGCTGGTGCTACCCAAGTTGTGCCCGATACGTTAGAAGCAAGCCTCATGTTAGTTTCACAAATTCTAAGCCGCTCTGGTGTGCCCATTCGGAAAATACTTTCCCGACTAGATCATGCGCGTCGCTCACATTATGGCGATATGCACGGATTTTATCCTGGTGAGACGACGGATATGGATCCTGAAAAACTGGATCGTCTCCAATTTCTTCACGCGGTAGCACTACCTAAAAATGCATTTGCGTGTGGCAAAAAACTGATTGATTTAGGGTTAGATGATTTGAATCTTCAAATCAAATCTGTGCGTCGAGGTGAACAAGAGTTCACCGAAGTTCATGGTGATTTTGAACTATTGCAAGATGACATTGTGTTGTTATCTGGAGGTCCTCGCGCAATTGAAGCTGGCGAAAGTTATTTGTTGAACGGTTAA
- the tilS gene encoding tRNA lysidine(34) synthetase TilS: MNDATSTKDSKGDSGNADPLYTLFKQRLLATKLEPRQQIIVCLGGGADSQTVLDLTDQFRHEFPQFNYLAVHLDHAFHPSSGAWAQGLVDDCQRRNFPMICEPLHVASGSRISKEAAGREARYQRLSEIAEADALFLLGQHRNDQIETFLLQLKRGAGPKGLAAMAMHSYKGDQSWLRPLLDVSKEDIYRYAHAHQLFWVEDDTNYDTSIERNFLRHEVVPKLEERWPHFGQAVLRSAQLCSETQQLMEELLEDRVKPHIDSHGNLATRWLQQASEQLQRGVLRYWLQTQQAAIPSFAQLEQLRTQMLLTTNDANPCVEWANCSVQRMTADNKDRLLVLTKKSRWRV, encoded by the coding sequence TTGAATGATGCGACATCGACAAAAGATAGCAAAGGGGACAGCGGTAACGCTGATCCCCTTTATACGTTATTTAAGCAGCGTCTACTCGCCACTAAACTAGAACCGCGCCAGCAAATTATTGTGTGCCTTGGTGGCGGCGCGGATTCACAAACCGTGCTTGATTTAACCGACCAGTTTCGCCATGAGTTTCCGCAATTCAATTATTTGGCAGTGCATTTAGATCATGCATTTCACCCGAGCTCAGGAGCATGGGCTCAAGGGTTAGTAGACGACTGTCAACGGCGTAACTTCCCGATGATCTGTGAACCTCTGCACGTTGCTTCAGGAAGCCGTATCAGCAAAGAAGCTGCGGGACGCGAAGCAAGATATCAGCGCTTAAGCGAAATTGCTGAAGCCGATGCCTTGTTCCTGCTCGGTCAACACCGTAACGATCAAATTGAAACCTTTTTACTGCAGTTGAAGCGTGGCGCCGGGCCCAAGGGTTTAGCGGCAATGGCAATGCATAGTTACAAAGGTGATCAAAGTTGGTTAAGGCCGTTGTTGGATGTCAGTAAGGAAGATATTTATCGCTATGCGCATGCTCACCAGTTGTTCTGGGTTGAAGATGATACGAATTACGACACCAGTATCGAACGCAATTTCTTGCGCCATGAAGTGGTTCCGAAGTTAGAGGAGCGTTGGCCGCATTTTGGTCAAGCGGTGCTGCGAAGTGCGCAGCTGTGTAGCGAAACCCAGCAGTTGATGGAAGAGTTACTTGAAGACCGTGTGAAACCGCATATTGATAGTCATGGCAATTTAGCAACACGTTGGTTGCAACAGGCGAGTGAACAACTACAGCGAGGCGTATTGCGTTATTGGTTACAGACACAACAAGCAGCCATTCCATCCTTTGCCCAGCTTGAACAGCTACGCACGCAAATGTTGTTGACAACAAACGATGCGAACCCGTGTGTTGAATGGGCGAACTGCTCTGTGCAACGCATGACCGCAGATAACAAAGATAGACTTCTTGTTCTTACTAAAAAGTCGCGCTGGCGTGTGTAA